The proteins below come from a single Rhodohalobacter sp. SW132 genomic window:
- a CDS encoding prolyl oligopeptidase family serine peptidase — protein MTLRYSFFSFLILLFSLQLSAPNTAVSQNGPDFSDGYLTPAESISDEVLAPRHENVTLSNLSPSGEWFLNTVQSGLSPLSSLAKPHHNLAGLQVDPRASRHRSFNTRTPTVGLELIDARNGESRTISTPGNATITNASWSPDGERLAYFAHYENATFIYVAEMESGQSTLLTNRPVLATSVTSFQWSGDGNSIFAVFVPEGRSSAPSAPQTSNALQVRTTSPGENRLRTYQSLLKDRHEADLLEHFVTGQLAKVGVNRRSINLIGEPVMFRSFDASPDGNHVIVQKTEKPFSYIVPASLFGWTEEIWDLNGTTLTELRKSDLRVGNPDADEFEDFGRRNIQWRPDGNGLSLLLKPEDEKNDEEPEENGEDEEENGDSDSKPADRVMQWLPPFGDDDLSVVYPADREMSSVSYSDDAEILFITERRSGNEKLYAVYTEQPDSTYTIYDYDRDDFYENPGNLMEETGSMGVRVVKLSSDENHVYLRGTEYFEDYEEQAPRPFVDRVTITEEETERIFQSSEDQFERMLAALDDDLNEMIVERQSSEILPDSWLYSRETEEYTKLTDNQDYNEAVTQTYRERIKLKRADGYEFWMEVVMPNDWNGSPLPGLIWHYPREFNDQESYNEGLRTYNKNSYPRIGARTADIMVKEGYAVLKPDWPIVGERGTSNDSFVWSIVQNSTVVIDSAAARGYIDRDRMAIGGHSYGAFGASNAMIHTSFFKAGIAGAGNYNRTLTPMGFQRERSDLWRGADRYMQMSPIFWADRIDGALLMYHGEKDQNVGTWPTNSNRMFHALNGLGKDAALYMYPHEGHGPSAEETLLDMWTRWVDWLDFYLKEDGYQRSYTDE, from the coding sequence ATGACATTGCGATACTCATTTTTTTCATTTCTGATACTTCTCTTTTCATTACAGCTCTCAGCTCCAAACACAGCCGTTTCACAAAATGGCCCGGATTTTAGTGATGGATATCTCACGCCTGCGGAATCCATTTCAGATGAGGTTCTCGCTCCCCGCCACGAAAATGTAACTTTGAGTAATCTCAGCCCATCCGGCGAATGGTTTTTGAATACGGTTCAGAGCGGACTTTCCCCGCTATCTTCACTGGCAAAACCGCATCACAACCTGGCCGGCCTGCAGGTTGATCCGCGGGCCAGCCGTCACCGCTCGTTCAACACCCGTACACCAACTGTCGGTTTGGAACTGATTGACGCACGTAACGGTGAATCGCGAACGATAAGCACGCCCGGAAATGCAACAATTACAAATGCAAGCTGGTCGCCTGACGGTGAACGCCTCGCATATTTTGCACACTATGAAAATGCTACGTTCATTTATGTGGCCGAAATGGAATCGGGCCAGTCTACACTCCTGACCAACCGCCCGGTTCTCGCCACTTCTGTAACATCATTCCAGTGGTCGGGGGATGGAAATTCTATATTTGCAGTATTTGTCCCTGAAGGTCGATCTTCAGCTCCATCCGCACCGCAAACATCTAATGCACTCCAGGTGCGTACCACATCTCCCGGAGAAAATCGCCTGCGAACCTATCAATCGTTGCTGAAAGATCGCCACGAGGCAGATCTGCTGGAACATTTTGTCACAGGTCAGCTCGCCAAAGTGGGTGTCAACAGGCGATCCATTAACCTGATCGGCGAACCGGTGATGTTCAGAAGTTTTGATGCATCCCCGGATGGTAATCACGTAATTGTTCAGAAAACGGAGAAGCCGTTCTCTTATATCGTGCCGGCATCGCTTTTTGGCTGGACAGAAGAGATCTGGGACCTCAACGGTACTACGCTTACCGAACTGCGAAAATCAGATCTTCGGGTCGGAAATCCCGATGCTGACGAATTCGAAGATTTTGGGCGCCGCAATATTCAGTGGAGGCCCGATGGTAACGGACTGAGTCTGCTTCTAAAACCGGAAGATGAAAAAAATGATGAAGAACCGGAGGAAAACGGTGAAGATGAAGAAGAAAACGGGGATTCTGATTCAAAACCGGCTGACCGCGTGATGCAGTGGCTGCCTCCATTCGGAGATGATGACCTTTCGGTTGTTTATCCGGCGGACAGGGAAATGAGCTCTGTTTCATACTCTGATGATGCAGAAATCCTTTTTATTACCGAACGCCGAAGCGGAAACGAAAAGCTGTACGCGGTTTACACGGAGCAACCCGACAGCACCTACACGATTTACGATTACGATCGTGATGATTTTTATGAAAATCCCGGTAACCTGATGGAGGAAACCGGCTCAATGGGTGTTCGGGTAGTGAAACTCTCTTCCGATGAAAATCACGTCTACCTTCGTGGTACCGAGTATTTCGAGGATTATGAAGAGCAGGCGCCGCGGCCGTTCGTAGACCGCGTTACGATAACGGAAGAAGAGACCGAGCGTATCTTCCAGAGTTCAGAAGACCAGTTTGAGCGGATGCTGGCTGCTTTGGATGACGATCTGAATGAGATGATTGTAGAACGCCAGTCTTCAGAAATTTTGCCCGATTCCTGGCTCTACTCCAGGGAAACGGAAGAGTATACCAAACTCACGGATAACCAGGATTATAACGAAGCTGTAACCCAGACCTATCGCGAGCGGATCAAGCTGAAACGAGCCGACGGCTATGAGTTCTGGATGGAAGTTGTGATGCCAAACGACTGGAACGGCTCGCCGCTTCCCGGTCTGATCTGGCACTACCCGCGCGAATTTAATGACCAGGAGTCGTACAATGAAGGGCTCCGTACCTACAATAAAAACAGTTATCCGAGAATAGGTGCCCGAACGGCCGATATTATGGTGAAAGAAGGATATGCGGTCCTTAAACCCGACTGGCCGATTGTAGGCGAGCGCGGTACATCCAACGATAGTTTTGTTTGGAGCATCGTACAGAACAGCACTGTGGTGATCGATAGCGCAGCTGCCCGTGGTTATATCGACCGTGACCGAATGGCGATTGGCGGACATAGTTATGGCGCATTTGGCGCTTCCAACGCTATGATTCACACATCCTTTTTTAAGGCAGGGATTGCCGGTGCAGGAAATTATAACCGAACTCTTACACCGATGGGCTTTCAGCGGGAACGAAGCGATCTCTGGCGGGGCGCCGACCGTTACATGCAGATGTCTCCCATTTTTTGGGCTGACCGGATTGACGGCGCTCTGCTGATGTATCACGGGGAGAAAGATCAGAATGTGGGCACCTGGCCGACCAACTCAAACCGGATGTTTCACGCGCTCAACGGTCTCGGTAAAGATGCGGCTCTCTATATGTATCCGCACGAAGGCCATGGCCCGTCAGCAGAAGAAACCCTGCTCGATATGTGGACCCGCTGGGTTGACTGGCTCGATTTTTACCTGAAAGAGGACGGCTACCAGCGGAGTTATACTGATGAATAG
- a CDS encoding GIY-YIG nuclease family protein has product MKHTVFVLYSPLVDRYFVGSSSNPEKAINRHNSGKNKHTKSGIPWRVVCQKTFDTVEKAKEAEASIKSSGDRTELESRIEKLK; this is encoded by the coding sequence ATGAAGCACACCGTTTTTGTACTATACAGTCCGCTTGTGGATCGGTATTTTGTTGGTTCTTCTTCGAACCCTGAGAAGGCGATCAACCGTCATAATTCAGGCAAAAATAAGCATACAAAATCAGGCATTCCGTGGAGAGTTGTCTGTCAAAAAACGTTCGATACCGTAGAAAAAGCGAAAGAAGCTGAGGCCAGTATCAAATCATCGGGTGACAGGACGGAGCTCGAATCGCGTATAGAGAAACTGAAGTGA
- a CDS encoding VOC family protein: MFNLTFDHYTIKVNSLDESARFYKEVLKLKEIKNRTEKEYIRWFSLGDGSELHVVEGDQTGIETNVGLHLALRLKEFDAFIRQLEENGVRQHNSKGEPDQINVRADGIRQVYFKDPDGYWIEVNEAAILET, from the coding sequence ATGTTTAATCTTACGTTCGATCACTACACCATTAAAGTTAACAGTCTGGACGAAAGCGCGCGATTTTACAAAGAGGTGCTGAAACTAAAGGAGATCAAAAACCGCACGGAAAAAGAGTATATCCGATGGTTTTCTCTCGGCGATGGCAGTGAACTTCATGTGGTGGAAGGTGATCAAACCGGAATTGAAACCAATGTTGGGCTGCACCTTGCGCTCCGGCTAAAAGAGTTTGATGCTTTTATCCGTCAACTTGAGGAGAATGGCGTTCGTCAGCACAACTCAAAGGGTGAGCCGGATCAGATTAACGTCCGGGCAGACGGAATTCGGCAGGTCTATTTTAAAGATCCGGATGGCTACTGGATTGAGGTAAACGAGGCCGCAATATTGGAAACCTGA
- a CDS encoding amino acid ABC transporter substrate-binding protein: MAYHPASTFSTRLISAFILAVFLMATAFIPNDDPPIRIGATMSETGAYSTQGIPARDGYLLCEKHLNEQGGILGRNIEFLIYDDESSTDRAIALYEQLITEDEVDLVMGPYGSTLTEAVAPVTEAHKMVHISPLAATTSIWEQGREYLFMVLPPAEYFLAGLIDMADRNGLQSVAIIQEDQLFPKAAGSGAVEMARERGMNVPVIYTYPSGLDDFSPILNLIKFSDVDVIGMAASSLGDFTAVVRGMKELDVNVQMFGTSGAVTEFRDELGELAEYAYGLSAWEPGLPNPGIEEFTESYEEEFGRQPSFHAAGAYGSCQLFAEAIELAGTLDSDAIRDELLNLETTTIFSDFAVDERGYQTANRGLIIQWQDGEKVIVWPDDLSQTEPRFPTPKWDER; encoded by the coding sequence ATGGCCTATCATCCCGCTTCCACGTTTTCAACCCGTTTAATTTCTGCCTTCATCCTGGCTGTTTTTCTTATGGCAACAGCTTTTATACCAAATGATGATCCGCCCATCCGTATCGGTGCCACGATGTCAGAAACCGGGGCGTACTCCACGCAGGGTATTCCGGCGAGGGACGGATATCTGCTTTGCGAGAAACATCTCAACGAACAGGGCGGCATACTTGGACGAAATATTGAATTTTTGATTTACGATGATGAATCGAGCACCGACCGGGCAATTGCTCTTTATGAGCAGCTCATTACCGAAGATGAAGTTGACCTGGTGATGGGTCCGTACGGTTCAACTCTGACCGAAGCGGTAGCTCCCGTCACGGAAGCGCATAAAATGGTTCACATCTCCCCGCTGGCGGCAACTACGTCCATCTGGGAACAGGGACGCGAATACCTGTTTATGGTGCTGCCCCCGGCAGAATATTTTCTTGCCGGTTTGATTGATATGGCGGACCGGAATGGCCTGCAGTCGGTTGCCATCATCCAGGAAGATCAGCTTTTTCCTAAAGCTGCCGGATCAGGCGCCGTTGAAATGGCACGGGAACGAGGCATGAACGTACCGGTTATATACACCTACCCATCCGGTCTGGATGATTTTTCTCCAATTCTTAATCTCATCAAATTTAGCGATGTAGACGTGATCGGGATGGCGGCTTCCTCACTGGGCGATTTTACGGCCGTTGTTCGCGGCATGAAAGAGCTGGATGTGAACGTGCAGATGTTTGGCACATCAGGCGCCGTAACTGAATTCCGGGATGAACTGGGGGAACTGGCCGAATATGCGTACGGACTCTCCGCCTGGGAGCCGGGCCTGCCAAATCCCGGCATCGAAGAGTTTACAGAGTCGTATGAAGAAGAGTTTGGCCGGCAGCCCAGTTTTCACGCTGCGGGAGCGTACGGAAGCTGTCAGCTTTTTGCGGAGGCGATTGAACTGGCCGGCACTCTTGATTCGGACGCCATCCGTGACGAGCTGCTAAATCTCGAAACCACAACCATTTTCAGCGACTTTGCCGTGGATGAGCGCGGATATCAAACCGCAAACCGCGGGTTGATTATCCAGTGGCAGGATGGCGAAAAAGTGATCGTCTGGCCTGATGACCTCTCACAAACCGAACCCCGTTTTCCGACGCCGAAATGGGATGAGAGGTGA
- a CDS encoding DNA-3-methyladenine glycosylase, which produces MINKEALPGHDFYARPDVVQVSKDLLGCTLHTFFDGEHTSGIIVETEAYCGRNDKACHANNGTRTDRTEVMYGPPGHCYVYLCYGIHHLFNVVTNREGLADAVLVRALQPLNGVEIMKKRRGMEKIKHLTDGPGKLSQALAIHTNMTGSALSEPLLWIEQRRQEISDEHIEASKRIGVDYAGEDALRKWRFTVDSGLFR; this is translated from the coding sequence ATGATTAACAAAGAGGCACTTCCCGGCCACGATTTTTATGCACGTCCGGATGTGGTTCAGGTCAGTAAAGATCTGCTTGGCTGCACACTTCACACATTTTTTGATGGAGAACACACCTCAGGAATTATCGTCGAAACGGAGGCGTACTGCGGGCGAAACGACAAAGCGTGCCACGCCAACAACGGAACCCGCACGGATCGCACCGAAGTGATGTATGGTCCGCCCGGCCACTGTTATGTATATCTCTGTTATGGAATTCATCACCTGTTTAATGTGGTTACGAACCGGGAGGGGCTGGCAGACGCTGTGCTTGTTCGTGCACTTCAGCCGCTGAACGGAGTTGAAATCATGAAAAAACGCCGGGGGATGGAAAAGATCAAACATCTCACCGATGGCCCCGGGAAACTCTCCCAGGCGCTTGCCATTCATACCAACATGACCGGGAGCGCCCTCTCCGAACCCCTGCTCTGGATTGAACAACGCAGGCAGGAAATTTCTGATGAACATATTGAAGCCTCAAAACGTATAGGGGTGGACTATGCAGGGGAAGATGCACTTCGTAAATGGCGTTTTACCGTTGATAGCGGTCTTTTTAGATAG
- a CDS encoding PorV/PorQ family protein, whose amino-acid sequence MKSFLILLIAAFFCISDVAAQSFTNAKYGGDFMSVGAGARALGMGSAHAAISNDVTSAYWNPAGLAHVERIDIAYMHSERFAGIVSYDYGAIAYPLRDSDATIALSFFRQGVDNIANTLNAWDRERNLPRENVQDYIEEFSVADMAFILSYATKASDRLSWGVNAKVINHRLGPFADAWGYSLDAGTQMRFGNTVVGLHVMDLTTMMKFWSINRSEFGDFEETFGDEIPTGQNERVLPTVKLGAGHSREFGDFLVTAAADVDVRFENRRAYFINLGRVSFEPHLGVESTYKNRLSLRAGLTDVTTDPDRSVYISPTLGAGLHLRAIFVDYGFANFGGASSVLGVTHRISLRVTI is encoded by the coding sequence GTGAAGTCATTTCTAATTCTCTTAATCGCTGCATTCTTCTGCATTTCTGATGTTGCGGCACAGTCGTTCACCAACGCCAAGTATGGCGGTGATTTTATGTCTGTAGGTGCCGGGGCTCGCGCACTCGGCATGGGGAGCGCTCACGCAGCAATCTCTAACGACGTCACCTCAGCTTACTGGAACCCCGCCGGACTGGCGCACGTGGAGAGAATCGATATCGCCTACATGCACTCCGAACGGTTTGCCGGGATTGTCAGCTACGATTACGGCGCCATCGCCTACCCGCTGAGAGATTCTGATGCCACCATCGCACTGAGTTTCTTTCGTCAGGGTGTGGATAACATCGCCAATACGCTGAACGCCTGGGACCGCGAACGCAACCTGCCCCGCGAAAATGTGCAGGACTATATCGAAGAGTTCAGCGTCGCCGATATGGCATTTATTCTCTCCTATGCCACAAAGGCCAGTGATCGCCTCTCCTGGGGAGTGAACGCCAAAGTGATTAACCACAGATTGGGCCCTTTTGCCGATGCCTGGGGATATTCACTAGATGCCGGCACGCAGATGCGGTTTGGTAACACCGTGGTTGGACTGCACGTAATGGACCTGACCACCATGATGAAATTCTGGTCGATCAACCGTTCCGAATTTGGTGATTTTGAAGAGACTTTTGGAGATGAAATTCCCACCGGGCAGAATGAGCGGGTGCTGCCAACGGTAAAACTTGGTGCCGGACACTCCCGGGAATTCGGCGACTTTCTGGTCACCGCAGCTGCCGATGTAGATGTTCGCTTCGAAAATCGCCGGGCGTACTTTATCAATCTTGGCAGAGTAAGTTTTGAACCGCATCTTGGTGTGGAATCAACTTACAAAAACCGGCTCAGCCTTCGCGCCGGGCTCACGGATGTCACCACCGATCCCGACAGAAGCGTCTACATTTCACCCACCCTCGGCGCCGGACTCCACCTGCGCGCAATTTTTGTGGATTACGGATTTGCCAACTTTGGTGGTGCTTCCAGCGTTCTCGGAGTTACCCACCGGATTTCTTTGAGAGTTACGATCTGA
- a CDS encoding sodium:solute symporter, producing MSIFFWIVLLYLAMLMGISIWKSRAIKNQEDFMVAGRSVSTPKLVGTLLCTWLGSGTLLAGAGLAARVGISELWLAAGAWIGIVIVFFLAGRVRRIAQYTVPDILELRYNKWARILGTIVIVIAYTTIVGYQFRGGGFVLNLIADIPEWQGVLLTAGFIIAFTAFAGMLSIVSVDIINGAVITVAVLIAVPLVFFNLGGMEFVTTELDPELFSITGGHSWIWVMGVFFPTFLLLLGESNMYQKFYSAKNEKSAKNAVMFWVIGTIIIETAIASLAILAFSHFNALDPSSIMHLAAEDSERIILHAARFGTEIGIPLAGGLLLICAAVAIITSTGNSFLLTPSTNLTRDIYQRFINPDAGEKVIVLFQRLMVLLLGILAWLLLTQFRTILDMAFTAYTMIGAGLTPALLAAFLWKRVTTAGGVASIATGMGVTLLITILNSVGEEPLIPFDYIVLPAAGLSITVLIVVSLLTPPDPDEKWKLFYEKDAELDDAISEYK from the coding sequence ATGTCCATCTTTTTCTGGATCGTACTTCTTTACCTCGCCATGCTGATGGGTATATCCATCTGGAAAAGCCGCGCTATCAAAAACCAGGAAGATTTTATGGTAGCAGGGCGATCGGTATCCACGCCAAAACTGGTGGGAACTCTTCTTTGTACCTGGCTGGGATCGGGCACACTGCTGGCGGGCGCCGGCCTGGCTGCACGGGTAGGGATTTCGGAACTCTGGCTGGCCGCCGGGGCATGGATCGGGATAGTTATCGTTTTTTTCTTAGCTGGACGCGTGCGCCGGATCGCCCAATACACTGTTCCAGATATCCTTGAACTCCGCTACAATAAATGGGCGCGAATTCTGGGTACGATTGTCATTGTAATTGCATATACAACAATTGTTGGATACCAGTTTCGCGGCGGCGGTTTTGTACTGAATCTTATTGCCGATATTCCTGAGTGGCAGGGTGTATTGCTTACTGCCGGTTTTATCATCGCGTTTACTGCCTTTGCGGGAATGCTCTCTATCGTTTCCGTGGATATCATCAACGGTGCGGTAATTACAGTAGCGGTTCTGATTGCGGTGCCGCTTGTGTTCTTTAATCTGGGCGGGATGGAATTTGTAACAACAGAACTGGATCCGGAGCTGTTTAGCATTACCGGCGGACACAGCTGGATATGGGTGATGGGCGTCTTTTTTCCAACTTTCCTGCTGTTGCTGGGAGAGTCGAATATGTATCAAAAATTCTATTCGGCTAAAAACGAAAAATCTGCAAAAAATGCCGTGATGTTCTGGGTGATCGGTACCATCATCATCGAAACGGCGATTGCCTCACTGGCTATTCTCGCGTTCAGCCATTTTAACGCGCTCGACCCATCCAGTATCATGCATCTTGCCGCTGAAGATAGTGAGCGGATTATTTTGCATGCCGCCCGGTTTGGCACTGAAATTGGAATTCCGCTGGCAGGCGGACTCCTGCTGATCTGCGCCGCGGTGGCGATCATCACATCTACCGGAAACAGCTTTCTTCTCACTCCATCCACCAATCTGACGCGGGATATCTATCAGCGGTTTATTAACCCTGATGCGGGTGAAAAGGTAATTGTGCTTTTCCAGAGGCTGATGGTTCTGTTGCTCGGAATCCTGGCCTGGCTGCTTCTTACGCAGTTCCGAACCATTCTTGATATGGCATTTACGGCTTACACCATGATCGGCGCCGGGCTTACCCCCGCACTTTTAGCCGCATTTCTCTGGAAGCGCGTAACCACAGCGGGCGGAGTTGCCTCTATCGCAACGGGAATGGGTGTCACACTGCTTATCACTATACTTAACTCGGTTGGGGAAGAGCCGCTAATCCCTTTTGATTATATCGTACTTCCCGCTGCCGGTCTGTCGATAACTGTTTTGATTGTGGTGTCTCTACTAACCCCACCGGATCCGGACGAAAAATGGAAGCTTTTTTATGAAAAGGATGCAGAACTGGATGATGCAATAAGCGAGTACAAATAG
- a CDS encoding addiction module protein, which produces MKDTLSKEIEKLNTSEKLLLVESLWDSIASEPEDVPLPEHHKTILDERLKTLDEDREKGEPWSEFRKNYL; this is translated from the coding sequence ATGAAAGACACACTTAGCAAAGAGATTGAAAAGCTAAATACGAGTGAGAAACTGCTTTTGGTAGAATCTCTGTGGGATTCCATCGCATCCGAGCCCGAGGATGTTCCATTACCAGAACATCATAAAACCATTTTGGATGAGCGTCTAAAAACTCTTGATGAGGATAGAGAGAAGGGAGAGCCCTGGAGCGAATTCAGAAAAAATTATTTATAA
- a CDS encoding DoxX family protein has protein sequence MELKELSKYDGLATLFIRIGVGLIFIVAGWGKLTGIEGTQGFFGNLGIPLPGLMAWVVALVEFVGGLMVLFGSYIRIPALLLAIIMVVALLTTKLDGDFSAARLDLLLLLTSLALFFLGSGKYSVDNAMNRS, from the coding sequence ATGGAACTAAAAGAACTAAGTAAATACGACGGACTGGCTACGCTATTCATTAGAATCGGAGTAGGTTTGATTTTTATCGTAGCAGGCTGGGGCAAACTTACAGGTATTGAAGGAACGCAGGGGTTTTTTGGAAACCTTGGAATTCCGCTGCCGGGCCTGATGGCATGGGTTGTGGCACTTGTAGAATTTGTTGGAGGTTTGATGGTATTGTTCGGCTCTTATATTCGAATCCCGGCCCTTCTGCTTGCCATTATTATGGTTGTTGCCCTGCTGACCACAAAACTCGATGGCGATTTCAGTGCGGCACGGCTTGATCTTCTGCTTCTGCTCACAAGTCTGGCGCTCTTTTTTCTGGGCAGCGGCAAATATTCCGTCGACAATGCGATGAACAGATCCTGA
- a CDS encoding YceI family protein, translated as MLNKITTSLFLLFFAFSGTILANGDHEENLRSTAWEIDKSHSAINFKINHFFTPVDGTFEDYEATVLFDPENLEGSSLDVVIPVNSINTRNDRRDGHLQSEDFFNAEQWPTITFNSTSIESRGDNEFVAIGTMTIRDVTHEFELPFSLLGVMDHPMRENTRVAGIVANAELMRTDYGVGVGDWAATAVVGDRVNIELNLELTTGI; from the coding sequence ATGCTGAACAAAATTACAACCTCACTTTTTTTACTTTTCTTTGCCTTTTCGGGTACAATCCTTGCCAATGGTGATCATGAAGAAAATCTGCGCTCCACAGCGTGGGAGATCGACAAATCACACAGCGCGATCAATTTTAAAATCAATCACTTCTTTACTCCGGTTGATGGAACGTTCGAAGATTATGAAGCAACCGTGTTATTCGATCCGGAAAATCTCGAAGGGAGCAGTTTAGATGTGGTGATTCCGGTTAATAGTATCAATACAAGAAACGACCGGCGCGATGGTCACCTGCAATCTGAAGATTTCTTCAATGCTGAGCAGTGGCCAACCATCACATTCAACAGCACAAGCATTGAAAGCCGCGGTGATAACGAATTTGTAGCGATTGGTACGATGACAATCCGCGACGTAACCCACGAATTTGAACTTCCGTTTTCGCTTTTAGGTGTGATGGATCATCCGATGAGAGAAAACACGCGCGTTGCCGGAATTGTGGCAAATGCTGAATTGATGAGAACCGACTACGGAGTGGGTGTCGGCGATTGGGCCGCTACTGCTGTTGTAGGCGACCGGGTAAACATTGAGCTGAATCTGGAATTGACAACAGGCATCTGA
- a CDS encoding YihY/virulence factor BrkB family protein — protein sequence MPGQSWNKFKEYCRLAARLALKKNIFFNASAITFNLFLCAIPFSLILISFLGYVLSAEAAFDELMRYARELFPTFTYETQGGDVIEGVVTLEALIMPLVEARRIFGIVGLIVLMFFAQGLFQSLKHVLFEVYDIEERKHPILELVYNFFTFGVVGGVFLFFTIAISLLTLYPLDSIVIPVTDTVIVLGWLSDVLNFLVPVIFTPILFYVIYRYISEKRITRKVALLSALTYTILFEAAKYGVGLYIEYAFTAYRYFYQGYTVIVIIGVWVFYTAALFVITAILARAYQDVYEEDQPSIEKNPYTAIS from the coding sequence ATGCCCGGACAAAGCTGGAATAAATTTAAAGAGTACTGCCGCCTTGCCGCACGCCTGGCGCTGAAAAAGAACATTTTTTTTAATGCTTCCGCAATTACGTTCAACTTGTTCCTCTGTGCGATACCATTTTCACTGATACTGATCTCCTTCCTTGGATATGTGCTATCTGCAGAAGCGGCTTTCGATGAGCTGATGCGCTATGCCCGCGAACTTTTCCCTACATTTACCTACGAAACGCAGGGAGGAGATGTCATCGAAGGCGTAGTTACTCTCGAAGCACTGATTATGCCGCTTGTGGAAGCGAGGAGAATTTTCGGGATTGTCGGTCTGATAGTGCTGATGTTTTTTGCCCAGGGATTGTTTCAATCCCTCAAACATGTGCTGTTTGAAGTGTATGATATCGAGGAAAGAAAACACCCGATCCTTGAGCTGGTCTACAATTTCTTTACGTTTGGTGTGGTGGGCGGTGTTTTTCTTTTCTTCACGATTGCAATTTCGCTGCTTACACTCTATCCGCTCGATTCCATCGTAATTCCCGTTACGGATACGGTGATTGTATTAGGCTGGCTCAGTGATGTGCTGAATTTTCTGGTTCCCGTAATTTTCACTCCCATTTTGTTCTATGTGATCTACAGGTATATCAGTGAAAAACGAATCACGAGAAAAGTAGCTCTGCTTTCAGCACTTACCTATACCATTCTTTTTGAAGCCGCCAAATATGGCGTTGGTCTTTATATTGAATACGCCTTCACCGCATACCGGTATTTTTACCAGGGCTATACGGTTATCGTAATTATCGGCGTTTGGGTGTTTTACACGGCCGCACTTTTTGTGATCACCGCAATACTGGCCCGCGCATACCAGGATGTGTACGAAGAAGATCAGCCGTCGATCGAAAAAAATCCTTATACCGCTATTTCCTGA
- a CDS encoding CDGSH iron-sulfur domain-containing protein has translation MEEKILKYKAKDITVKYDVKRCIHAAECVNGLPDVFNPKRKPWIKPELADADAVADVIEKCPTGALHYEMENSDRTESASSKNRILLQKDGPVYMFGDIEVQDHEGNTILEDTRFALCRCGASVNKPACDNSHKKFDFEAGTNADSSKLPAPENGESDKLIVKLMKNGPAILEGTYTVESGSMDPLTSDKGVALCRCGESATKPFCDGNHKEVGFKG, from the coding sequence ATGGAAGAAAAGATTTTGAAATACAAAGCCAAGGATATCACAGTAAAGTATGATGTAAAGCGATGCATCCACGCGGCAGAATGTGTGAATGGGTTGCCCGATGTTTTTAATCCAAAGCGCAAGCCGTGGATCAAGCCGGAACTGGCCGATGCCGATGCGGTTGCCGATGTCATTGAAAAATGCCCGACCGGTGCGCTTCATTATGAGATGGAAAATTCCGATCGGACCGAATCTGCATCATCTAAAAACCGAATCCTTCTGCAAAAAGATGGCCCGGTTTACATGTTCGGTGATATTGAAGTTCAGGATCATGAGGGCAATACCATACTGGAGGATACGCGATTTGCTTTGTGCCGCTGCGGTGCGTCTGTCAATAAGCCCGCCTGCGACAACTCCCACAAAAAATTTGATTTTGAAGCCGGCACAAATGCCGATTCGTCTAAACTTCCCGCTCCGGAAAACGGGGAAAGTGATAAGCTCATCGTGAAGCTGATGAAGAATGGCCCTGCTATTCTTGAGGGCACCTACACCGTGGAATCCGGCTCGATGGACCCGCTCACAAGTGACAAAGGTGTGGCGCTATGCCGTTGCGGGGAATCAGCAACAAAACCGTTTTGCGATGGGAATCACAAAGAAGTGGGTTTTAAAGGGTAG